A DNA window from Parabacteroides johnsonii DSM 18315 contains the following coding sequences:
- a CDS encoding DUF4272 domain-containing protein yields the protein MEKANVTLYTVIGDPNRIVKAIQERFKEMAEELVCEDETVDLTLPDGTHVIFSIKHRRSKPDFIASHTSGMANYFSQVKTPLAELKENVLCQIRVFNCVTGITFDLNDNEDRTNYILNRLFEIAGDVNGFLLYPSMQIFTSEGKLLFSAKGESQLTEFIPVGNADFLDGNRPEEAQADVERRLRSIALLEEKHIPYMEYLRSEVLESEARLRSRKEIVQRAAALFAVAVYSEVILSEGSGREEALFYFKKMEQLYKIESYLSPAEAAYIDNPDPEEQECIQFGWRYECAGVLLWAAGIVDDLPYPSEIIDVPVLAAIFWQHKGCSELLSKGFPRSQSEILDAADITLRYDWACVEARIHGKEAPASLNGGVVMERHYAFNWIIGANGGAGWDDIQPNT from the coding sequence ATGGAAAAAGCGAATGTTACTTTGTATACGGTCATCGGAGATCCTAACCGTATCGTGAAAGCAATTCAGGAACGTTTTAAAGAGATGGCCGAAGAGTTAGTTTGCGAAGATGAAACGGTCGACCTGACTTTACCGGATGGAACACATGTCATCTTCTCGATCAAGCACCGGCGAAGCAAGCCGGATTTTATTGCTTCCCATACATCCGGTATGGCCAATTATTTTTCGCAGGTGAAGACGCCGTTAGCTGAACTGAAAGAAAATGTCTTGTGTCAGATACGTGTGTTCAACTGTGTGACGGGTATCACTTTCGATCTGAACGACAATGAAGACCGGACGAACTATATCCTGAACCGTTTGTTTGAGATTGCCGGAGACGTGAACGGTTTTCTGCTCTATCCGAGCATGCAGATCTTTACGAGTGAAGGAAAACTTCTCTTCTCTGCCAAAGGCGAAAGCCAGTTGACCGAGTTTATCCCGGTCGGGAATGCCGATTTTCTGGACGGGAACCGCCCGGAAGAAGCTCAGGCAGATGTGGAAAGACGTTTGCGTTCTATCGCGTTGCTTGAAGAGAAGCATATTCCTTATATGGAATATTTGCGTAGCGAAGTATTGGAAAGCGAAGCCCGTTTGAGAAGCCGGAAGGAGATAGTGCAACGAGCCGCCGCATTGTTTGCCGTAGCCGTCTATTCGGAAGTCATACTCTCAGAAGGCTCGGGACGGGAAGAAGCTCTGTTCTATTTTAAAAAGATGGAACAATTGTACAAGATAGAATCTTACTTGTCACCGGCCGAAGCCGCTTATATCGATAATCCCGATCCGGAAGAACAAGAGTGCATTCAGTTCGGATGGCGCTACGAATGTGCAGGTGTCTTGCTTTGGGCGGCAGGCATTGTAGATGATTTGCCCTATCCGTCCGAGATTATCGATGTCCCAGTCTTGGCTGCTATTTTCTGGCAACATAAAGGCTGCTCTGAATTGCTTTCAAAAGGTTTTCCCCGTTCGCAGTCCGAAATATTGGATGCTGCCGATATTACACTTCGGTATGATTGGGCTTGTGTGGAAGCACGAATTCATGGAAAAGAAGCTCCGGCTTCGTTGAACGGGGGTGTTGTCATGGAACGGCATTATGCCTTTAACTGGATTATCGGAGCGAATGGCGGTGCAGGCTGGGATGATATCCAGCCGAATACATGA
- a CDS encoding SGNH/GDSL hydrolase family protein encodes MYVCPSNVNFINTMIIMKKIIYLVLLSLITGLVAQAHEKTGEWNGCDRYDFTFKDRQATIVVPKKAAKGNPWIWRPAFFDAFPSVDKALLEKGFHIVYYDVTHLYGSPRAVSLGTEFYENMTDLYNLSEKVTLEGFSRGGLFVFNWAAQNTEKVACIYVDAPVCDVFSWPGRKNTALWNDLLKEWNLTDAGMEHFKGNPIDNLAPIAAAGIPIISVCGDSDQTVPYKENMDVVRSRYLAAGGPVEVILKKGCDHHPHSLDNPEPVVDFILRQQPEYEKYIHYNIRGSLQNSFRKFEKERRARVAFLGGSITEMNGWRNMIEQQLQQRFPYTQFEWVEAGIGSTGTTPGSFRLQHDILSKGKVDLLFVEAAVNDDTNRFSTLEQVRGMEGEVRHALESNPEMDIVMLHFIYDPFIPMIARRQMPDVILNHERVANHYLIPSINLCQEIGERMQDGEFTWDDFGGTHPKPFGHKFYAAAIGHLFDEMWKGVSPAGTIEAHEIPAKPLDPYSYYNGDFIALEKAHLNKGWKLVDNWHPDNKAGKRNGFVDVPMLEATRPGDRLTLDFQGKAIGIFCVSGPSAGILEYSVDGAPFKELDTFTEWSHNLYIPWVYMLETELKDTDHKLVLRISKKKNPASQGTECQIRNFVVNGR; translated from the coding sequence ATGTACGTTTGCCCCTCCAATGTAAACTTTATAAATACCATGATTATTATGAAAAAGATTATTTATCTGGTACTTCTGTCCCTGATAACCGGTCTGGTCGCCCAGGCCCATGAAAAAACAGGCGAATGGAACGGATGTGACCGCTACGATTTCACCTTCAAGGATCGCCAGGCAACCATTGTCGTTCCTAAAAAAGCTGCCAAAGGAAATCCATGGATCTGGCGTCCAGCGTTCTTCGACGCTTTTCCAAGTGTGGACAAAGCATTATTGGAAAAAGGGTTCCACATTGTCTATTACGACGTAACTCATCTATATGGAAGTCCAAGAGCTGTTTCTCTGGGCACCGAATTCTATGAGAATATGACGGATCTTTACAATCTTTCCGAAAAAGTCACACTGGAAGGATTCAGCCGCGGCGGTTTGTTCGTCTTCAACTGGGCGGCCCAAAATACAGAGAAAGTGGCTTGTATATATGTAGACGCTCCTGTTTGCGACGTGTTTAGCTGGCCGGGAAGAAAAAACACGGCTTTGTGGAATGATCTGTTGAAGGAATGGAACCTGACAGATGCCGGAATGGAACATTTCAAAGGGAACCCGATCGACAACCTCGCCCCGATTGCAGCCGCAGGCATACCGATCATCAGTGTATGCGGCGATAGCGATCAGACCGTCCCCTACAAGGAAAACATGGATGTCGTACGTTCGCGCTACCTTGCGGCAGGAGGTCCGGTGGAAGTTATCCTAAAGAAAGGGTGCGACCATCATCCACATAGTTTGGACAATCCGGAACCGGTAGTAGACTTCATCCTTCGCCAGCAGCCGGAGTACGAAAAGTACATACATTATAATATACGCGGAAGTTTACAGAATTCGTTCCGTAAATTCGAAAAAGAACGCCGGGCACGGGTCGCTTTTCTGGGAGGCTCCATCACGGAAATGAACGGATGGCGCAATATGATAGAACAACAGCTACAGCAACGTTTCCCTTATACACAGTTCGAATGGGTAGAAGCAGGCATCGGTTCGACCGGGACGACTCCGGGTTCTTTCCGCCTGCAGCATGATATCCTTTCGAAGGGGAAAGTCGACCTTCTTTTCGTCGAAGCCGCCGTAAACGACGACACGAACAGATTCAGTACCCTCGAACAGGTGCGCGGTATGGAAGGGGAAGTGCGCCATGCTTTGGAAAGCAATCCAGAAATGGATATCGTGATGCTGCACTTCATCTATGATCCGTTTATCCCAATGATCGCCCGCCGTCAGATGCCAGATGTCATCCTAAATCACGAACGGGTGGCGAACCACTACCTTATTCCTTCGATCAATCTCTGCCAGGAGATCGGTGAACGAATGCAAGACGGCGAATTTACCTGGGACGATTTCGGCGGCACTCATCCGAAACCTTTCGGACATAAATTTTATGCTGCTGCCATCGGCCACCTTTTCGATGAGATGTGGAAAGGAGTTTCACCGGCAGGAACGATCGAGGCACACGAAATCCCGGCCAAGCCACTGGATCCCTATAGTTATTATAACGGAGATTTCATTGCTCTCGAAAAAGCCCACTTAAACAAAGGTTGGAAATTAGTAGACAACTGGCATCCCGACAACAAGGCCGGCAAGCGGAACGGCTTTGTCGATGTTCCTATGTTAGAAGCTACACGTCCAGGAGACCGACTAACACTGGATTTCCAAGGGAAAGCGATCGGCATCTTCTGCGTCAGCGGACCTTCTGCAGGAATTTTGGAATATAGTGTCGACGGCGCCCCGTTCAAAGAACTGGACACTTTCACTGAATGGAGCCACAATCTTTATATCCCCTGGGTCTACATGCTAGAAACGGAACTGAAAGACACGGATCACAAACTGGTTCTCCGTATATCAAAAAAGAAGAACCCCGCCTCACAGGGTACGGAATGCCAGATACGGAATTTCGTAGTGAACGGCAGATGA
- a CDS encoding MFS transporter yields the protein MNTFQKASEKMTNYRWTICAMLFFATTVNYLDRQVLSLTWDEFIKPEFHWDESHYGTITSVFSIVYAICMLFAGRFIDWMGTKKGYLWAIGVWSFGACLHAGCGIATEHYVGMNSAAELIAATGDVVVILATVSMYFFLAARCILALGEAGNFPAAIKVTAEYFPKKDRAYATSIFNAGASIGALVAPISIPLLAKAWGWEMAFIVIGALGFVWMGLWVFMYTTPEKSKHVNKAELEYIEQDKNEKDVVVVEEEHEKKIGFLQCFTFKQTWAFVVGKFMTDGVWWFFLFWTPSYLNTQFGIKTSDPLGMGLIFTLYAITMLSIYGGKLPTIFINRSGMNPYAARMKAMLIFAFFPLLVLLAQPLGTISPWFPVIMIGIGGAAHQSWSANIFSTVGDMFPKSAIATVTGIGGMAGGVGSMILQKVAGNLFVYADATQMTFMGFTGKPAGYFIIFCVCAVAYLIGWIIMKILVPKYKVIVLE from the coding sequence ATGAACACATTTCAAAAAGCAAGTGAGAAAATGACAAATTACAGATGGACAATCTGTGCGATGTTATTTTTTGCAACAACAGTGAATTACCTCGATCGCCAGGTTCTTTCTTTGACCTGGGATGAATTTATCAAACCGGAGTTCCATTGGGATGAATCCCATTACGGTACGATAACATCAGTTTTCTCAATTGTGTATGCAATCTGTATGCTGTTTGCCGGCCGTTTTATCGACTGGATGGGTACGAAGAAAGGATATCTTTGGGCTATCGGTGTTTGGTCGTTCGGAGCCTGTCTCCATGCCGGTTGCGGTATTGCAACCGAACATTATGTCGGAATGAATAGTGCAGCCGAATTGATTGCAGCGACAGGAGATGTTGTTGTGATATTGGCAACCGTGAGTATGTATTTCTTTCTGGCCGCCCGTTGTATTCTGGCATTGGGTGAAGCGGGTAACTTCCCTGCTGCCATCAAGGTGACGGCTGAATACTTCCCAAAGAAAGACCGTGCTTATGCGACTTCGATCTTCAATGCCGGTGCTTCTATTGGTGCTTTGGTCGCTCCTATCTCTATTCCCTTGTTGGCAAAAGCTTGGGGTTGGGAAATGGCTTTTATCGTGATCGGTGCGCTCGGTTTTGTCTGGATGGGTTTGTGGGTATTTATGTACACGACTCCGGAGAAGAGCAAACATGTGAATAAAGCTGAGTTGGAGTATATTGAACAGGATAAAAACGAAAAAGACGTTGTTGTCGTTGAAGAAGAACACGAGAAGAAGATCGGTTTCTTGCAATGTTTCACGTTCAAACAGACTTGGGCCTTTGTTGTCGGTAAATTCATGACGGACGGGGTTTGGTGGTTTTTCCTTTTTTGGACTCCTTCTTACCTGAATACGCAGTTCGGTATCAAGACCTCCGATCCGTTGGGCATGGGGTTGATCTTTACTCTGTATGCCATCACGATGTTGTCTATTTACGGAGGTAAACTACCGACGATCTTTATTAACCGGAGTGGGATGAACCCGTATGCTGCCCGTATGAAAGCGATGTTGATTTTTGCTTTCTTCCCGTTGCTGGTACTGTTGGCGCAGCCGTTGGGTACGATTTCACCGTGGTTCCCGGTTATCATGATCGGTATTGGTGGTGCAGCTCACCAGTCATGGTCTGCCAATATTTTCTCGACTGTCGGTGATATGTTCCCGAAATCGGCTATTGCAACCGTTACGGGTATTGGTGGTATGGCCGGAGGGGTCGGTTCTATGATTTTACAGAAAGTGGCTGGGAATTTGTTTGTTTATGCAGATGCAACTCAGATGACATTTATGGGCTTCACTGGCAAGCCTGCCGGTTATTTCATAATCTTTTGTGTATGTGCTGTTGCTTATTTGATTGGTTGGATTATCATGAAGATTTTGGTTCCAAAATATAAAGTGATCGTTCTTGAATAA
- a CDS encoding DUF6051 family protein yields the protein MDISIRTQQLNSLFSYDKKTDLADSHLEIIPFRFTQTIGASEINEFQKELTGTDFCPVTDNHIQENKTFTYTVFAPSEKEKRDKAIILLHGLNERTWEKYLTWAEYLAQNTGKPVILFPIAFHMNRTPSRWCNPRETLSWANIRKSEINDLSNSTFANVALSSRLSNNPLRFYASGRESIYNLWQLVLEIKEGKHPLFKEDASINLFAYSIGALLSQVLLLANPEKMFSDTHLFMFCGGSIFSEMDGNARDIMDKEAFESIQKYYRHDFLEQRLLPTTFKNDFMEQAFKTMIREDVMQDHRETFFQRACNQIRAISLKKDKVMPTLGVVKALGNISNKILEEMDFPFPYSHQIPFLSRSQTDQTLVNQSFLNVFGKAAAFL from the coding sequence ATGGATATTTCGATTCGTACACAGCAACTCAACAGTCTTTTTTCGTATGACAAAAAAACTGATTTGGCAGACAGCCATCTGGAGATCATTCCCTTCCGCTTTACCCAGACAATAGGAGCCAGCGAGATCAATGAATTCCAAAAAGAACTTACCGGCACCGATTTTTGTCCGGTAACCGACAATCATATCCAGGAAAACAAGACCTTCACTTATACCGTCTTTGCACCTTCCGAAAAAGAAAAACGGGACAAGGCGATCATCCTACTGCATGGTTTGAACGAACGTACATGGGAAAAATATCTGACCTGGGCGGAATATCTGGCCCAAAATACGGGAAAACCAGTCATTCTTTTTCCGATCGCTTTCCATATGAACCGTACACCCAGCCGCTGGTGTAATCCGAGGGAAACCCTATCGTGGGCGAATATCCGGAAAAGCGAGATCAATGACCTCAGCAATTCCACGTTTGCCAACGTTGCACTCAGCAGCCGGCTTTCCAACAACCCGTTACGCTTTTACGCATCCGGCAGAGAATCCATCTACAACCTGTGGCAACTAGTACTGGAAATAAAAGAAGGCAAGCATCCACTTTTCAAAGAAGATGCATCCATCAACCTGTTCGCCTACTCCATCGGAGCCCTCCTATCGCAAGTGCTTCTACTCGCAAACCCGGAAAAGATGTTCAGTGATACGCACCTGTTCATGTTCTGCGGCGGTTCGATCTTCAGCGAGATGGATGGGAATGCACGAGACATCATGGATAAGGAAGCTTTCGAAAGCATACAGAAATACTATCGCCATGATTTCTTGGAACAACGTTTGCTACCGACCACCTTCAAAAACGATTTTATGGAACAGGCGTTCAAAACCATGATCCGCGAAGACGTCATGCAGGATCACCGTGAGACATTCTTCCAACGAGCCTGTAACCAGATACGGGCGATCTCGCTGAAAAAAGACAAAGTCATGCCGACATTGGGAGTGGTCAAAGCCCTTGGCAATATATCCAACAAGATCTTGGAAGAGATGGATTTTCCATTTCCATATTCCCACCAGATCCCCTTTCTTTCCCGGAGCCAAACCGATCAAACACTGGTCAACCAGTCGTTCCTGAACGTATTCGGAAAAGCAGCCGCTTTCCTATAA
- a CDS encoding heavy metal-binding domain-containing protein, protein MLLTTTNTIEGKEITQYFGIVSGETIIGANVFKDFFAGIRDIVGGRAGSYESVLREAKETALKEMSDQASQMGANAVIAIDLDYETVGGSGSMLMVTAAGTAVRYQ, encoded by the coding sequence ATGTTACTTACAACAACTAACACGATTGAAGGAAAAGAAATCACCCAGTACTTCGGAATCGTATCCGGTGAAACGATCATCGGAGCAAATGTATTCAAAGACTTCTTCGCAGGTATCCGGGATATTGTCGGAGGACGCGCAGGTTCTTACGAAAGCGTATTACGTGAAGCAAAAGAAACCGCTTTAAAAGAAATGAGTGATCAGGCATCACAGATGGGTGCAAACGCTGTAATCGCTATAGATCTGGATTACGAAACAGTTGGAGGAAGCGGAAGCATGCTAATGGTTACTGCCGCAGGTACAGCTGTACGCTACCAGTAA
- a CDS encoding GH92 family glycosyl hydrolase: MKKTILFLQAAVLGLLAACSQPSGEEQLRNEVQYVNPFIGTGFHGHTFPGATRPFALVQVSPDTHIMGWDASSGYHYDDSQIYAFSHTHLSGTGIGDLGDVAILPFSGGDSIRPVATFKKETEKATPGYYAVRLDNFGINVELTSTDRVGFHKYTYDNPKDRRVLLDLGHVLQPNWGHKLVGNEYLFVNDSTVEGTIRTQGWAHFHAVSYRITFSEPIETLYQYIDGNLRKDSLFLRLNTPGDLKFHYKFAENNKPLYVKVAISPVDTDGAERNMLAELPGWDFDATRVESAHIWNKALNDIQIESSDPKVMVNFYTALYHTMIAPYAYQDVDGRYLGMDKKVHRAEPGYVNYSVFSLWDTFRALHPLMTIIQPERAADWGKVLVQGYKEGGILPKWPLASSYTGCMVGYPAVSVLADLVTKELAEGDLNVWAEAGARSSVYRDDLAEKFKGTRELDLITRHPYYKEKYGFVPADSVPESVSWGLEMAYYDWCISQIAAKAGNTELAKEYAAKAEYYKRYLDPETKMMRGVMGDGSFRTPFNPRYSSHMKSDYTEGNAFQWSFFAPHDMDNFITTIGGKKELETRLDTLFTTSSQVDGEEASGDITGLIGQYAHGNEPSHHMAYLYNWTDAPWKGQERLDQIMQNFYTNEPDGIIGNEDCGQMSAWYVMSALGFYQVAPGIPVYTLGRPMIDKALIHVKGGIFEILVKNNSAANKYIKEVKLNGKVLDTPFINHTDVIKGGKLEFIMTDQPVK, encoded by the coding sequence ATGAAGAAAACAATCCTATTCCTTCAGGCTGCAGTGCTCGGGCTTTTGGCAGCCTGTAGCCAACCGTCCGGCGAGGAACAACTACGCAATGAGGTCCAGTACGTGAACCCATTTATAGGGACAGGCTTTCACGGGCATACCTTTCCCGGTGCTACCCGTCCGTTTGCTCTTGTACAAGTCAGTCCCGATACACATATCATGGGCTGGGACGCCAGTAGCGGCTATCATTACGATGATAGCCAGATATATGCTTTCAGCCATACGCACCTGTCAGGTACGGGTATCGGCGACTTGGGAGATGTAGCGATCCTTCCTTTCTCCGGCGGTGACTCGATCAGGCCGGTAGCTACCTTCAAAAAGGAGACAGAGAAAGCGACGCCGGGCTATTATGCGGTGCGTCTTGATAATTTCGGGATTAATGTGGAGTTGACCAGTACAGATCGTGTCGGATTCCATAAATACACATACGATAATCCGAAGGACCGCCGTGTCCTTCTCGATCTCGGCCATGTGCTGCAACCAAACTGGGGGCATAAGTTAGTAGGGAACGAATATCTTTTTGTAAACGATTCGACGGTGGAAGGGACTATCAGGACGCAGGGATGGGCACATTTCCATGCCGTTTCTTACCGGATCACCTTCTCGGAACCGATCGAAACGCTATACCAGTATATTGACGGGAATTTACGGAAGGATTCGCTGTTCTTGCGTCTTAACACACCGGGCGACCTGAAATTCCATTACAAATTTGCGGAGAACAACAAACCGCTGTATGTAAAAGTAGCAATTTCTCCTGTCGATACGGACGGTGCGGAAAGAAACATGCTGGCCGAACTACCGGGATGGGATTTCGATGCTACACGAGTTGAATCCGCGCATATCTGGAACAAGGCTTTAAATGATATCCAGATTGAAAGCTCCGATCCGAAAGTGATGGTGAACTTCTACACGGCTCTCTACCACACGATGATCGCACCTTATGCTTATCAGGACGTGGACGGACGCTATTTAGGGATGGACAAGAAGGTACACCGGGCGGAACCGGGTTATGTGAACTATTCCGTCTTCTCGCTTTGGGATACTTTCCGCGCCTTGCATCCGCTGATGACAATCATCCAACCGGAACGGGCTGCCGACTGGGGGAAAGTGCTCGTGCAAGGATATAAAGAAGGGGGAATCCTTCCGAAATGGCCGTTAGCTTCCAGCTATACAGGTTGCATGGTAGGTTATCCGGCTGTCTCCGTACTGGCGGACTTAGTGACTAAAGAGCTGGCAGAAGGTGATCTGAATGTTTGGGCTGAAGCAGGAGCCCGTTCTTCTGTCTACCGGGACGATCTGGCAGAGAAATTTAAAGGAACACGTGAGCTGGATCTGATTACCCGTCACCCTTATTATAAGGAGAAATACGGCTTTGTCCCAGCCGACTCGGTTCCCGAATCTGTCTCCTGGGGATTGGAGATGGCCTACTATGACTGGTGTATCTCTCAGATCGCTGCTAAAGCAGGAAATACGGAACTGGCTAAAGAGTATGCGGCAAAGGCGGAATACTACAAGCGTTATTTAGATCCGGAGACCAAGATGATGCGTGGAGTGATGGGTGATGGTTCTTTCCGTACACCGTTCAATCCTCGTTATTCTTCCCATATGAAGAGCGATTATACCGAAGGGAATGCCTTCCAATGGAGTTTCTTTGCACCACATGATATGGACAACTTCATCACCACTATCGGTGGTAAGAAGGAATTAGAGACACGTCTGGACACATTATTCACCACCTCTTCTCAAGTTGATGGTGAAGAAGCCTCCGGGGATATTACTGGTCTGATCGGCCAATATGCACACGGTAACGAGCCGAGCCATCACATGGCTTATCTATACAACTGGACGGACGCTCCCTGGAAAGGACAGGAACGCCTGGATCAGATCATGCAGAATTTCTATACCAACGAGCCAGACGGCATCATTGGGAATGAGGACTGCGGACAGATGTCCGCCTGGTATGTAATGAGTGCTTTAGGCTTCTATCAGGTTGCTCCAGGAATTCCGGTTTATACATTGGGCCGTCCGATGATCGACAAAGCGCTTATTCATGTAAAAGGCGGTATATTCGAAATCCTGGTAAAGAACAATAGTGCAGCCAACAAATATATCAAAGAGGTTAAACTGAACGGTAAAGTCCTCGACACCCCATTCATCAACCACACCGACGTCATAAAAGGCGGCAAGTTAGAATTTATCATGACCGATCAACCAGTAAAATAA
- a CDS encoding LysO family transporter produces the protein MFTVIGIMFAGIAAGYLLRKIEFLQKIGKPISYTILLLLFLLGISVGANKDIVDNLATLGGQAFLLALAGTVGSVLAGWGVYHLFFKERSRG, from the coding sequence ATGTTTACTGTCATTGGTATTATGTTCGCGGGTATTGCCGCAGGCTATCTTTTGCGTAAAATCGAGTTTTTGCAAAAGATCGGCAAACCTATTTCTTATACGATCCTTTTGCTTCTTTTCCTTTTGGGAATATCTGTCGGTGCGAATAAGGATATTGTGGATAACCTTGCCACATTGGGTGGTCAGGCTTTCCTGCTTGCCTTGGCAGGTACGGTAGGGAGCGTGCTTGCCGGCTGGGGAGTCTATCATCTGTTTTTTAAAGAAAGGAGCCGAGGATGA
- a CDS encoding lysine exporter LysO family protein: MKGSLIVVGFFALGCVLGWSGRLPDVVIENDITVYVLYLLMFQVGLSIGSDKKLKDILGSIRPKLLLVPFATIAGTLVFSALVSLLLTQWSVFDCLAVGSGFAYYSLSSILITQLKESSLGVQLATELGTIALMANIMREIMALLGAPLFVKYFGRLSPICAGGATTMDTTLPIITRYSGKDLVFISIFHGIIVDFTVPFFVSFFCSF, from the coding sequence ATGAAAGGAAGCTTGATCGTTGTAGGTTTTTTTGCGCTCGGTTGCGTGTTGGGATGGAGTGGCCGGTTACCCGATGTCGTCATTGAAAACGACATTACGGTATATGTTTTATATCTGCTCATGTTTCAGGTCGGGCTTAGTATCGGTAGTGATAAGAAGCTAAAGGATATTCTCGGCAGTATTCGTCCGAAACTGCTTTTGGTCCCTTTTGCCACGATTGCCGGGACGTTAGTATTCTCGGCTTTGGTCAGCTTGTTGCTTACGCAGTGGAGTGTTTTTGATTGTCTGGCGGTAGGAAGCGGTTTTGCCTATTATTCTCTATCATCTATTCTGATTACCCAATTGAAGGAATCTTCTTTGGGTGTCCAACTTGCCACCGAATTAGGGACGATTGCTTTAATGGCGAATATCATGCGAGAGATTATGGCCCTTCTCGGTGCGCCTCTTTTTGTCAAATATTTCGGCCGGTTGTCTCCTATCTGTGCTGGAGGTGCCACGACTATGGACACAACTTTACCGATCATTACCCGCTATTCGGGGAAAGACCTTGTTTTTATTTCAATTTTTCATGGAATTATTGTCGATTTTACGGTACCGTTCTTTGTGTCGTTTTTCTGCTCGTTTTGA